One genomic segment of Nocardia spumae includes these proteins:
- a CDS encoding lipase maturation factor family protein, which produces MQWFTAPDYWFAREVFQRGLAIVYLVAFAGAARQFRALIGASGMLPVPRFLARTSVRRAPSIFHLHYSDRFFAGVAWFGAALAVALAAGADDRVPLWAAMLLWLLAWVLYLSIVNVGQVWYAFGWESLLLETGFLAVFLGNDRTAPPILVLWLARWLLFRVEFGAGLVKMRGDPCWRDLTCLYYHHETQPMPGPASRMFHRLPRPLHRVEVAANHVVQLVVPFALFTPQPVASIAAAVVVATQLWLILSGNFAWLNWLTILLACTAIDARAAGAVVPLPAPPALPGPPPWFLAAVLAFTVAVVVLSYWPVRNLLSSHQRMNASFNHYHLVNTYGAFGRIERRRFELVVEGTSDPVLTERTHWREYEFKGKPGDPRRMPRQWAPWHLRLDWLMWFAAISPTYARAWLGPFLQRLLTNDPATVRLLRHNPFPDSPPTYIRVRHFRYRFSTKEEFRHDHVWWHRTPVGDYVPPIALDSLR; this is translated from the coding sequence ATGCAGTGGTTCACGGCACCCGACTACTGGTTCGCGCGGGAGGTATTCCAACGCGGCCTGGCGATCGTCTATCTCGTCGCGTTCGCCGGGGCCGCGCGGCAGTTCCGGGCGCTGATCGGAGCGTCCGGGATGCTGCCGGTACCGCGATTCCTCGCCCGCACGTCGGTGCGGCGCGCACCGAGCATCTTCCACCTGCACTACTCCGACCGCTTCTTCGCGGGCGTCGCCTGGTTCGGCGCGGCATTGGCGGTCGCACTCGCGGCCGGCGCCGATGATCGGGTTCCGCTGTGGGCGGCGATGCTGCTGTGGCTGCTGGCGTGGGTGCTGTACCTGTCGATCGTCAACGTGGGTCAGGTCTGGTACGCGTTCGGCTGGGAGTCGCTGCTGCTGGAAACCGGATTCCTGGCCGTGTTCCTGGGGAACGACCGCACCGCCCCGCCGATTCTGGTGTTGTGGCTGGCGCGCTGGCTACTGTTCCGGGTGGAGTTCGGCGCCGGTCTGGTGAAGATGCGCGGCGATCCGTGCTGGCGCGATCTGACCTGCCTTTACTACCACCACGAAACCCAGCCGATGCCGGGTCCGGCCAGCCGGATGTTCCATCGCCTGCCCCGGCCGCTGCACCGCGTCGAGGTGGCCGCGAACCACGTCGTCCAGCTCGTGGTGCCGTTCGCGCTGTTCACTCCCCAGCCGGTCGCGAGCATCGCCGCCGCGGTGGTCGTCGCGACCCAGCTCTGGCTGATCCTGTCGGGCAATTTCGCGTGGCTGAACTGGTTGACGATCCTGCTGGCCTGCACGGCGATCGACGCTCGCGCGGCCGGGGCCGTAGTGCCACTGCCGGCGCCGCCCGCGCTACCCGGCCCGCCGCCGTGGTTCCTCGCCGCGGTGCTCGCCTTCACCGTCGCGGTGGTCGTACTCAGCTATTGGCCGGTGCGCAATCTGCTGTCCTCACATCAGCGCATGAATGCCAGCTTCAATCACTATCACCTGGTCAACACCTACGGCGCCTTCGGCCGCATCGAACGCCGACGGTTCGAGCTGGTGGTCGAGGGCACCAGCGATCCGGTCCTCACCGAGCGAACCCACTGGCGGGAATACGAGTTCAAGGGCAAACCCGGCGACCCGCGGCGGATGCCGCGCCAGTGGGCGCCGTGGCATCTGCGACTGGACTGGCTGATGTGGTTCGCCGCCATCAGCCCGACCTACGCCCGCGCCTGGCTCGGCCCGTTCCTGCAACGCTTGCTGACCAACGATCCGGCGACCGTACGGCTGTTGCGCCACAACCCTTTCCCTGACTCTCCGCCCACCTATATCCGGGTCCGCCACTTCCGGTACCGGTTCAGCACCAAGGAGGAATTCCGACACGACCATGTGTGGT
- a CDS encoding VOC family protein, with product MIRWNWIFVDRPADRFDEAFTFWTAISGTRLSRRHGEFGEFATLEPTPGDAYVAAQAVGGAGGAHLDIDVEDLDRARRTARDLGATLVADHDTWSLVHSPSGLAFCLTSGDGSHIPAPVTGPEGDRSRVDQLCLDIPPSAYAAETEFWAALTGWPVQRTGRPEFTRLLVPTRLPVRILMQRVGAEQEPAAHIDIACADIETTAAWHESLGARRVRRGAHWWVMRDPVGVTYCLTGRDPLTGKVSRRTADR from the coding sequence ATGATTCGCTGGAACTGGATCTTCGTCGATCGTCCCGCTGACCGTTTCGACGAGGCGTTCACGTTCTGGACCGCCATCAGCGGCACCAGGTTGTCGCGGCGTCACGGTGAGTTCGGCGAATTCGCGACGCTCGAGCCCACACCGGGTGATGCCTATGTGGCGGCGCAGGCAGTCGGCGGCGCCGGCGGCGCCCACCTGGATATCGACGTCGAGGACCTCGACCGTGCCCGCCGCACCGCGCGCGACCTCGGTGCGACCCTGGTGGCCGATCACGACACCTGGTCGCTGGTGCACTCACCGAGTGGCCTGGCGTTCTGTCTGACCAGCGGCGACGGAAGCCATATCCCGGCGCCTGTGACCGGGCCGGAGGGCGATCGAAGCCGGGTGGATCAGCTCTGCCTCGACATTCCGCCGTCGGCCTATGCCGCCGAGACCGAATTCTGGGCCGCCCTCACCGGGTGGCCGGTGCAACGCACCGGGCGGCCCGAGTTCACCCGCCTGCTCGTGCCCACCCGGCTGCCGGTCCGAATCCTGATGCAACGCGTGGGGGCCGAGCAGGAGCCGGCCGCGCATATCGATATCGCCTGCGCCGATATCGAGACGACCGCGGCCTGGCACGAATCCCTCGGCGCCCGGCGCGTGCGCCGCGGGGCGCACTGGTGGGTGATGCGCGATCCCGTGGGCGTAACCTACTGTCTCACCGGGCGGGATCCGTTGACCGGCAAGGTATCTCGACGGACCGCGGATCGCTGA
- a CDS encoding TetR/AcrR family transcriptional regulator: MTSSSGGDSRRKLVAGAADMIRRRGLAATSVRDLARHARAPLGSTYHYFPGGKTELATAAVTLAGELTAATLARELGKGPVDGLRSFLDMWRKNVVDSEFRAGCPVLAVSVEDVPEADGAPRDAAAAAFTRWAGLLAASLRDHGADQAEAESTATLIVAAFEGSVAMCRAERSVAPLDRIGERLESLIRTTITPTPDR; this comes from the coding sequence ATGACAAGCAGTTCGGGCGGGGACTCGCGCCGAAAACTGGTGGCCGGCGCGGCCGATATGATCCGCCGTCGTGGGCTGGCCGCGACCAGCGTTCGCGACCTCGCCAGACACGCCCGCGCGCCGCTCGGGTCGACCTATCACTACTTCCCGGGCGGCAAGACCGAACTGGCGACCGCGGCGGTCACCCTCGCCGGCGAACTCACCGCCGCGACCCTGGCACGCGAGTTGGGGAAGGGTCCGGTCGACGGGTTGCGCTCCTTCCTGGACATGTGGCGAAAGAACGTGGTGGACAGCGAATTCCGCGCCGGCTGCCCGGTGCTGGCGGTATCGGTCGAAGATGTGCCCGAGGCCGATGGCGCACCCCGCGACGCCGCGGCGGCCGCCTTCACCCGCTGGGCCGGCCTGCTCGCCGCCTCACTGCGCGACCACGGCGCGGACCAGGCCGAGGCCGAAAGCACCGCCACCCTGATCGTCGCCGCGTTCGAGGGCAGTGTGGCCATGTGCCGCGCCGAACGCAGCGTCGCGCCCCTGGACCGCATCGGCGAGCGGCTCGAGTCGCTGATCCGCACCACGATCACGCCCACGCCGGACCGATGA
- a CDS encoding acyl-CoA thioesterase, whose translation MNPTDIRTHPFDLATGLTAAGEGSFRGHTSAPYSNMVGPFGGITAATALRAVLDDPRCAADPLSLTVNFAGPIAEGPFTIDTRPVRTNRSTQHWTLTLSQGQAVATTATVVCGTRRPTWSDTEISPPPAPPADSVPVADPPDFPVWMRNYEMRFVEGGGPLTPQPREQASSTTTLWVRDTPARPLDFPAVTALSDVFIPRVMVRTGRMVAASTVSLTVYFHADAAALAEHGAEPVLATARAQHFGRGFFDQSAHLWGADGTPLTTTHQLVYFKD comes from the coding sequence GTGAATCCGACCGATATCCGTACACACCCCTTCGATCTGGCGACCGGGCTGACGGCCGCGGGCGAAGGCTCCTTCCGCGGGCACACCTCGGCCCCGTACTCGAATATGGTGGGCCCGTTCGGCGGAATCACCGCGGCCACCGCATTACGCGCCGTCCTCGACGATCCGCGCTGCGCCGCGGACCCGCTCTCCCTGACCGTCAACTTCGCCGGTCCTATCGCCGAGGGCCCGTTCACCATCGACACCCGGCCGGTCCGCACCAATCGCAGCACTCAGCACTGGACGCTGACGCTGAGCCAGGGCCAGGCGGTGGCCACCACCGCCACCGTGGTCTGCGGCACGCGCCGGCCGACATGGTCCGATACCGAGATCAGCCCGCCTCCGGCGCCTCCGGCGGATTCCGTCCCGGTGGCGGACCCGCCGGATTTCCCGGTCTGGATGCGCAATTACGAGATGCGCTTCGTCGAGGGCGGGGGCCCGCTGACCCCGCAGCCACGGGAACAGGCGAGTTCGACCACCACGCTGTGGGTGCGGGATACGCCCGCGCGCCCGCTGGATTTCCCCGCGGTCACCGCACTCAGCGACGTGTTCATTCCGCGTGTGATGGTGCGTACGGGACGCATGGTCGCCGCGAGCACGGTTTCACTCACGGTGTACTTCCACGCCGATGCCGCCGCGCTGGCCGAGCACGGTGCCGAGCCGGTGCTCGCGACCGCCCGGGCCCAGCACTTCGGGCGCGGCTTCTTCGATCAGTCCGCCCACCTGTGGGGTGCCGACGGCACGCCGCTGACCACGACGCACCAGCTGGTCTACTTCAAGGACTGA
- a CDS encoding crotonase/enoyl-CoA hydratase family protein — MADIRMEISESIATITLDRPAQLNAFTTAMGEELIAAFDACDRDDRVRAIIVTGAGRAFCAGADLSAGAETFAAEAADSFRDGGGEVALRMFESQKPIIAAVNGPAVGVGITMTLAADFRLAADTARIGFVFNRRGIVPESCSSWFLPRLVPMQTALDWVYSGRLVEADEAFDAGLFYAVHPATDLIDQARVLARRVTEYSAPVSVALSRQMLWRGLGAEHPMISHRVESRGINQRGASADAREGVSAFLEKRPARFPDSVDRDLPDVFAGDLATPPFRPA, encoded by the coding sequence ATGGCCGACATTCGCATGGAGATCTCCGAATCCATCGCCACCATCACCCTCGATCGCCCGGCGCAGCTCAACGCCTTCACCACGGCCATGGGGGAGGAGCTGATCGCCGCCTTCGACGCCTGCGACCGGGACGATCGGGTGCGCGCGATCATCGTCACCGGTGCGGGACGCGCGTTCTGCGCCGGTGCGGATCTGTCGGCCGGGGCCGAGACCTTCGCCGCCGAGGCCGCCGATTCCTTCCGGGACGGCGGCGGTGAGGTCGCGCTGCGGATGTTCGAGTCGCAGAAGCCGATCATCGCCGCGGTGAACGGGCCCGCCGTCGGGGTGGGCATCACGATGACGCTGGCCGCGGACTTCCGGCTCGCCGCGGACACCGCGCGCATCGGCTTCGTCTTCAATCGGCGCGGCATCGTGCCGGAATCGTGCTCGAGCTGGTTCCTGCCACGCCTGGTGCCGATGCAGACCGCGCTGGACTGGGTGTATTCCGGACGGCTGGTCGAGGCCGACGAGGCATTCGACGCCGGACTGTTCTACGCCGTGCACCCCGCCACGGACCTGATCGATCAGGCCCGGGTGCTCGCGCGGCGAGTGACCGAGTACTCGGCGCCGGTCTCGGTGGCGCTGTCACGGCAGATGCTCTGGCGTGGTCTCGGCGCCGAACATCCGATGATCTCGCATCGCGTCGAATCCCGTGGCATCAACCAGCGCGGCGCCAGTGCCGATGCCCGCGAAGGAGTCTCGGCCTTCCTGGAGAAGCGGCCCGCGCGGTTCCCCGACAGCGTCGATCGAGATCTGCCCGACGTCTTCGCCGGTGATCTCGCCACTCCGCCGTTCCGCCCCGCCTGA
- a CDS encoding ABC transporter permease, which produces MNRLRRLPMDVWFEPLIIAVIGIGYVVWYRAQTFTATEQASLAWSNLQTTILSHIKLTVVATVIVVVVAIPLGIALTRPALQRLEPIAVNIANIGQAAPAVGLLVLFTFWLGTGFRTAIVGLVVYAILPILQNTIVGLRQVDQRTIEASRGIGFSAARTLVQVELPLAVPVILNGVRTALVILVGTATLSTFIGATSLGTLITTGVTLFLPKLLVSGAILVGLLALVIDWLGRLVELAATPRGVS; this is translated from the coding sequence ATGAATCGGCTACGCCGGCTGCCGATGGATGTGTGGTTCGAACCGCTCATCATCGCCGTGATCGGCATCGGATATGTCGTCTGGTATCGCGCGCAGACCTTCACCGCCACCGAACAGGCGTCGCTGGCCTGGTCCAATCTGCAGACCACCATCCTGTCGCATATCAAACTCACGGTGGTGGCCACGGTGATCGTCGTGGTCGTCGCGATTCCGCTGGGTATCGCCCTGACCCGACCGGCGCTCCAGCGCCTGGAACCGATCGCGGTCAACATCGCCAATATCGGGCAGGCCGCACCCGCGGTCGGCCTGCTGGTGTTGTTCACCTTCTGGCTGGGCACCGGATTCCGCACCGCGATCGTCGGCTTGGTGGTGTACGCGATTCTGCCGATTCTGCAGAACACGATCGTCGGTCTGCGTCAGGTGGACCAGCGCACCATCGAGGCCTCGCGCGGGATCGGCTTCTCCGCGGCCCGGACCCTGGTGCAGGTGGAGTTGCCGCTGGCGGTGCCGGTGATCCTCAACGGTGTCCGCACCGCACTGGTGATCCTGGTCGGCACCGCGACCCTGAGTACGTTCATCGGCGCCACCAGCCTCGGCACCCTGATCACCACCGGCGTCACCCTGTTTCTGCCCAAACTGCTGGTCTCCGGCGCGATTCTGGTCGGGCTGCTGGCGCTGGTCATCGATTGGCTGGGCAGACTCGTCGAACTGGCCGCGACTCCGCGAGGTGTGTCATGA
- a CDS encoding glycine betaine ABC transporter substrate-binding protein, translating to MRSPRAPIAGSARALTLALAAVAVALSTITGCGLVSSSGTFHQASLPGGDRPLDGAKLVVTSKSFTEGVLLGKITATYLAAAGADVTDLTGAPGSASSRQAQLNGDADILWEYTGTGWVNYHNETETISDPQELWRRVHDVEKRDYNLEWLPPANFNDTYAFGASTPTAQRLGVTSLSDVAALPVRDRTFCVDDEFFSRSDGFIPMLQKYGIPYNDPNGVPSGNVTRMDAGVVYTATAKSSPCNFGMIYTTDGRVKNLNLVVLDDDKKFFLPYSGAAVVRGAIIDRYPQLRTLLGTISQHLTNDLMQELNGRVDIDGEDPADVAYDWLKSEKLVE from the coding sequence ATGAGATCACCACGGGCACCGATCGCCGGATCCGCACGAGCGCTGACCCTCGCGCTGGCCGCCGTCGCGGTGGCGCTGTCGACGATCACCGGATGCGGTCTGGTGAGTTCGTCGGGCACCTTCCACCAGGCGAGCCTGCCCGGCGGCGACCGACCGCTCGACGGCGCGAAACTGGTTGTCACCTCGAAGAGTTTCACCGAGGGCGTACTCCTGGGCAAGATCACCGCGACCTATCTGGCCGCGGCGGGAGCCGACGTCACCGACCTGACCGGGGCGCCGGGATCGGCGTCCTCGCGGCAGGCGCAGCTCAACGGCGACGCCGATATCCTCTGGGAGTACACCGGAACCGGCTGGGTCAACTATCACAACGAAACCGAGACCATCTCCGACCCGCAGGAACTGTGGCGGCGCGTGCACGACGTCGAGAAGCGCGACTACAACCTGGAGTGGCTGCCACCGGCGAACTTCAACGACACCTACGCCTTCGGGGCGTCGACACCGACCGCGCAGCGGCTGGGGGTGACGTCGCTGTCGGATGTGGCGGCACTGCCGGTGCGCGACCGCACCTTCTGCGTGGACGACGAATTCTTCAGCCGCTCCGACGGTTTCATCCCGATGCTGCAGAAGTACGGAATCCCCTACAACGACCCCAACGGCGTGCCGTCGGGCAATGTGACCCGGATGGACGCCGGGGTGGTGTACACGGCGACGGCCAAGAGCTCACCGTGCAACTTCGGCATGATCTACACCACCGACGGCCGGGTGAAGAATCTGAATCTCGTCGTCCTCGACGACGACAAGAAGTTCTTCCTTCCCTACAGCGGCGCCGCCGTGGTGCGCGGTGCGATCATCGACCGCTACCCGCAGTTGCGCACCCTGCTGGGCACGATCTCCCAGCATCTGACCAACGATCTGATGCAGGAGCTCAACGGCCGCGTCGACATCGACGGCGAGGATCCCGCCGATGTCGCCTACGACTGGTTGAAGAGCGAAAAGCTCGTCGAGTAG
- a CDS encoding serine/threonine-protein kinase: protein MPTQRDRSLVIDVDLRAAGFSDAHVIGRGGFGVVYRCRELALGRTVAVKVLTAAPEFGDENLERFLREQRAMGGLPEHPNIVAVLQVGTTGDGRPYLVMPYHRQGSLEQRIQRSGPLDIATALRISVKLSGALETVHRAGILHRDIKPGNVLLTEYGEPQLTDFGIARVEGGFRTTTGVVTASPAFTAPEVLRDGTPAVASDIYSLGATLFCMLTGHAAYQRRSGERLVAQFLRITEEPIPDLRPGGIPEDVCELIEQSMAADPAQRPASALEFGDRARQLQRSHRLRVDEMAVPPAAPLPELAQRADRTAEPTRLGPVTPSHVVPTPPVAETKFHPALPPRPLVRRPRLLERLDPERWPRLIVIHAPAGFGKSTLAAQWGQRMVGRGVATCWLNIDDDDNNPLWFLLHFIEAVGRARPALTTELLQVVEDHGATVTRYVLTTLINRIHADGERVVVIIEDWHRVTDADTTAALRFLLDNACHHLQLLITSREMIGVPLSAIRVRDELIEIDSAALRFDQQESADFLCRVGGLDLADGDVDMLRTGTDGWVAGLQLASITLRGRDNPGTVIATMSGRHQAISEYLTDNVLGTLDADLLDALLDTAVAERICGPLAAELTGRANGQALLEDIERRDLFLRRLDDDGEWFRYHHLFAEFLRQRLERERPERIPRLHRRAAEWFAANDMLTEAIDHAMAAGEPDRAVELVAAHARALVQHSQLATLAALAAKLPVTEAAADPTLQITLAWTAVLMRRPSRMHTAVQLALAADSANRPPGQGRSDLAVEAAILCGVETALADRLDDLDETVEHCCARTDSLAPFVLSVAANLGGFAALRRFDYERVHEWHRWGRTYFRDITGALGIMYSHCFAGMAAHEQLDTETAEEHFRTALHLARTTAGENSLTARLASAALGEFLYERGELGEAENLLDTAVEFGFDGGTVDFLIAAYGTGARIKALRGDLTAAEKRLADGTEIAATHGLPRLAARLELELIRLGLSDGRPAAAAAPQDDENGIATVTRECCAEADIRWLLRADPAGALGAARTLRDRIDPTARPRAALCADLLYAHCLAAAGSPAELEAVLAPAVARCADAGLVRPILDEGPELTAVARRLAGRARPGHRTNTVPRAFLERLG from the coding sequence ATGCCAACTCAGCGCGACCGCTCCCTGGTGATCGACGTCGATCTCCGGGCGGCCGGATTCTCCGATGCCCACGTCATCGGGCGAGGCGGTTTCGGTGTGGTGTACCGATGCCGCGAACTGGCGCTGGGCCGTACCGTCGCGGTGAAGGTGCTCACCGCCGCACCCGAATTCGGGGACGAGAATCTCGAACGCTTCCTGCGCGAACAGCGGGCGATGGGCGGGCTGCCGGAACATCCGAACATCGTCGCCGTCCTGCAGGTCGGGACCACCGGCGACGGCCGGCCCTATCTCGTGATGCCCTACCATCGGCAGGGTTCGCTGGAGCAGCGGATCCAGCGGAGCGGACCTCTGGATATCGCTACCGCACTGCGCATTTCGGTGAAGTTGTCCGGTGCGCTGGAAACCGTGCACCGAGCGGGAATCCTGCATCGGGACATCAAACCCGGCAACGTCCTGCTGACCGAATACGGCGAACCGCAGCTGACCGATTTCGGCATCGCCCGCGTGGAGGGCGGATTCCGGACCACCACCGGAGTGGTGACGGCATCACCCGCGTTCACCGCCCCGGAGGTGTTGCGCGACGGCACCCCGGCGGTGGCCTCCGATATCTACAGTCTGGGCGCCACACTGTTCTGCATGCTCACCGGCCACGCCGCCTACCAGCGGCGTTCCGGTGAGCGGCTGGTCGCCCAGTTCCTGCGCATCACCGAGGAACCGATACCGGATCTGCGACCGGGCGGTATCCCCGAGGACGTCTGCGAGTTGATCGAGCAGAGTATGGCCGCCGATCCCGCGCAGCGGCCCGCCTCGGCCCTGGAATTCGGCGACCGCGCGCGGCAGTTGCAGCGCAGCCATCGGCTGCGGGTCGACGAGATGGCGGTCCCGCCGGCGGCTCCCCTGCCGGAGCTCGCACAGCGCGCCGACCGGACCGCGGAACCGACGCGGCTCGGTCCGGTCACTCCGTCGCATGTCGTGCCCACACCGCCGGTCGCGGAGACCAAATTCCATCCCGCCCTGCCCCCGCGCCCGCTGGTCCGGCGGCCCCGGCTGTTGGAGCGGCTGGATCCGGAGCGCTGGCCGCGCCTGATCGTGATCCACGCCCCCGCCGGGTTCGGCAAGAGCACGCTGGCCGCGCAGTGGGGGCAGCGCATGGTGGGGCGAGGGGTGGCGACGTGCTGGCTCAACATCGATGACGACGACAACAATCCGCTGTGGTTTCTGCTGCACTTCATCGAGGCGGTGGGGCGGGCGCGTCCCGCGCTGACCACCGAACTGCTGCAGGTGGTCGAGGATCACGGCGCCACGGTGACGCGCTACGTCCTGACCACGTTGATCAACCGGATCCACGCCGACGGCGAGCGGGTGGTGGTGATCATCGAGGACTGGCATCGCGTCACCGACGCCGACACCACCGCGGCATTGCGCTTCCTGCTCGACAACGCCTGCCACCACCTGCAGTTGCTGATCACCAGCCGTGAGATGATCGGGGTGCCGCTCTCGGCCATCAGGGTGCGCGACGAACTCATCGAAATCGACTCCGCGGCACTGCGTTTCGATCAGCAGGAGAGCGCGGATTTCCTGTGCCGGGTGGGGGGCCTGGATCTCGCCGACGGGGATGTCGACATGCTGCGGACCGGTACCGACGGCTGGGTCGCGGGACTGCAGCTGGCTTCGATCACACTGCGTGGACGCGACAACCCCGGCACCGTGATCGCCACGATGTCGGGCCGGCATCAGGCGATCAGCGAATATCTCACCGACAACGTGCTCGGCACCCTCGATGCGGACCTCCTGGACGCGTTGCTGGATACCGCGGTGGCCGAACGGATCTGCGGGCCCCTGGCCGCGGAGCTGACCGGCCGGGCGAACGGGCAGGCGTTGCTCGAGGACATCGAGCGCAGGGATCTGTTCCTGCGCCGCCTCGACGACGACGGCGAGTGGTTCCGCTATCACCATCTGTTCGCGGAATTCCTGCGGCAGCGGCTGGAGCGGGAGCGGCCCGAGCGGATACCGCGGCTGCACCGCCGCGCGGCGGAATGGTTCGCGGCCAATGACATGCTCACCGAGGCGATCGACCACGCGATGGCCGCCGGCGAACCGGATCGCGCGGTGGAGCTCGTCGCCGCGCACGCCCGAGCTCTGGTGCAACACTCCCAGCTGGCCACCCTCGCCGCCCTGGCCGCCAAACTGCCGGTGACCGAGGCCGCGGCGGATCCGACACTGCAGATCACGCTGGCCTGGACGGCGGTACTGATGCGGCGGCCGAGTCGCATGCACACCGCCGTGCAGCTGGCGCTGGCCGCGGACTCGGCGAACCGACCACCGGGGCAGGGCAGATCCGATCTGGCGGTCGAGGCGGCGATTCTGTGCGGGGTCGAGACGGCCCTCGCCGATCGGCTCGACGACCTGGACGAAACGGTCGAACACTGTTGCGCCCGAACCGATTCGCTGGCGCCGTTCGTGCTGTCGGTGGCCGCCAATCTGGGCGGATTCGCCGCCCTGCGCCGCTTCGACTACGAGCGGGTACACGAATGGCATCGCTGGGGCCGCACCTACTTCCGGGATATCACCGGCGCGCTGGGCATCATGTACAGCCACTGTTTCGCGGGCATGGCCGCACACGAACAACTCGATACCGAGACCGCCGAGGAACACTTCCGCACGGCGCTGCACCTGGCGCGTACGACGGCCGGGGAGAATTCGCTGACCGCACGACTCGCCTCCGCCGCCCTCGGCGAGTTCCTCTACGAGCGGGGCGAACTCGGGGAGGCGGAAAATCTGCTCGATACCGCCGTGGAGTTCGGATTCGACGGCGGGACAGTCGATTTCCTGATCGCCGCCTACGGAACGGGAGCACGGATCAAGGCGCTGCGCGGTGATCTCACGGCCGCGGAGAAGCGCCTGGCCGACGGGACCGAGATCGCCGCCACCCACGGGCTGCCGCGGCTGGCGGCACGGCTGGAGCTCGAACTGATCCGGCTCGGACTCAGCGACGGCCGGCCCGCCGCGGCGGCGGCACCGCAGGACGACGAAAACGGTATCGCGACCGTCACCCGGGAGTGCTGCGCGGAGGCCGACATCCGGTGGTTGTTGCGCGCCGATCCCGCCGGTGCGCTCGGTGCCGCCCGCACTCTGCGCGATCGGATCGATCCCACCGCGCGGCCGCGCGCCGCCCTGTGCGCGGACCTGCTGTACGCGCACTGCCTGGCCGCGGCGGGCAGCCCGGCCGAGTTGGAGGCCGTGCTGGCACCCGCTGTGGCACGCTGCGCCGACGCGGGTCTGGTGCGGCCGATACTGGACGAGGGTCCCGAGCTGACGGCCGTCGCACGGCGACTGGCGGGCAGAGCACGGCCCGGACATCGGACGAACACCGTTCCCCGCGCCTTCCTCGAACGTCTCGGCTGA